A region of the Lepidochelys kempii isolate rLepKem1 chromosome 24, rLepKem1.hap2, whole genome shotgun sequence genome:
CCCCAAAGCCCTTTTTGCAAACGAGGTTGGGATCATTTGCCCCATTCGACGGGTGGGGAAATCGAAGCATGGAGCAGGGCCGCGACTTGCCCAAGCTCGTCAAGCAGCAGAGATGGGAAGAGACCCTGCTGTCTGGAAGCTTaggccagtgctctatccactaggccctACGTCCTGAGGAAGGTTAAAATCATCCCGGGCATGGGCAGAGGGGGTTGAAGCAGGTACTTGATACAGGAGGGGAGCTTGGCCCCCCCACACGCTCCCCAGGAGGCTGCCTGGCGcggaggctgcaggaggggctggggcctggtGTCACGCCGGCTGGCTGAGGCAGTGCGGGGGCAGGGGCCAgacggggtggggcgggggggtcaccGTGCTCTGCTTGTCTCACTAGCCCCCTTGCGGGGGGTTCCATTCCCAGGGCGCCTCCTCCAGCCTGGTGGTGAAATTCGCCGACACGGAGAAGGAGCGGGGCCTGCGCCggatgcagcaggtggccagcCAGCTGGGCATGTTCAGCCCCATTGCCCTGCAGTTCGGGGCCTACAGCGCCTACACCCAAGCAGTAAGGGGCTCCTTGCCGATGTGGGCGCTGGGCTCTCAGCAGGGGCATGGGGGGCGAGCcaaggctgcgggtcgggattgaggggcaccggcagagctgggggatggggggaacccagggcggggacagcagggggctgtgggtcgggattgaggggcaccggcagagacGGAGGAGGGAGGAAGCCCAGGGCGGGGACagcaaggggctgcgggtcgggattgaggggcactggcagagctgggggacggggggagcccggggctgggctagctggggctgcgggtcgggattgaggggcagcgGCAGAGCTGCGGGGGCCAGGACAGCAGGGCACATCGTTTCCCCACCCCCGGGTCCTTGTGCCCTTGCAGACAGGCCgacccccatccccccagcagCCCAGCGGACACCCCctgactcccccgcccccccccccatctctttctctccccccgcagcTAATGCAGCAGCAGGCAGCCCTGGTCGCTGCTCACTCCGCCTACCTCAACCCCATGGCCACCATGGCGGCCGTCCAGATGCAGCAGATGGCCACCATCAACCCCAACGGCCTCATCGCCACGCCCCTCAcgcccctcaccccctcctcagGTAGGGCAGGCGCGGGCCAGGAGGGGCCACGCCGGGGAGTCTGCGGGACGGGCAAAGCCCCCGCCCCGGGCGGCAGGctgcagagggggcagggggtgggtaaGCCGGGATCTCCTCACGGGTGGGGGGGAGAGCCCCGAACCCATCCCGCTCGTCCACCGCGTCTCTCGCCCGCAGGTACCAGCACGCCGCCTGCCATCGCCGCCACCCCTGTGTCCGCCATCCCGGCCACGCTCAGTGTCAACGGCTACAGCCCGGTCCCCACGCAGACCACGGGGCAGCCGGCCTCCGAGGCCCTCTACACCAACGGGGTCCACCCGTACCCAGGTTCgcgccccgcccctgccctgcctgctcccctccacccccaccccggctcagccCTGGGTaaccccctccccctctcatCTCCCCTCGCAGCTCAGAGCCCAGCCGCCCCCGTGGACCCCCTGCAGCAGGCCTACGCCGGGATGCAGCACTACACAGGTGTGgcgccggggctgggggggctggaaggagccccggggctggggaggggggctggaaggggcccCAAGccggggaggaggctgggggggggtggaggcagCAGCATGGCGGGACGTCCCGGGCGCTGGCGCCAGGTCTGAGCAGCACCAGGGCGTGGCAGTGACGGCCTCaccccccagggctggggggctggggggcagccagggggactGAGGCTGTAAGGAGGGGGCTTCCTGcgggtggggggacagggggagtggggagcagtggggtAGGGAGCTGGGCTAacaatggggggagggagccTCAGGCCTGGGTCCAGATCCTTCCCTTGGGGGCGTGTAGGCCCAGGCCGAGGGGTCGCTCAAGCCCTCCTTTGCCTCTGCCCCAGCCACCTACCCTGCTGCCTACGGGCTGGTGAGCCCGGCCTTCCCCCAGCAGCCGGCCATCCTCACGCAGCAGccgcccccccagcagcagcagcaacggGAAGGTAAGTGGGGCCCGGAGCCGCTGCCCCCTCCAATTTCTCCCCGTCActgccccccaacaccccctAGGCACCGCTCCCTCCAACAATGTCCCCCGCCAGCACCCACTAGGCGCCACtcccccaggccctgtccccctgaaaccacccccagctctgcccctgggcCCCTGACATCCCTTATTGCCAGGAGCCCTGCCCCAATGCCGCTCAATAGGGAGAGGGCAGATGTGGCCTGGGGTCACCAAGGACCTGCCTCACTGTGCACCTCAGGACCTCCACATCTTCCCTGAGGACCCCAACACTTCACAGAGGGAGTCCAGAGCATGGGGGATCAACAGGGATCCAGAATGGTGGCCAGAATGAGAGGATCTAGAGTGGTGTAGAACACAGGGTCCAGAGCAGGGGGACCGAGAGGGGTTCACACTGGGGAGGCCagaatgaggggttcagaatgGGGGTCCAGACTGTTGGGTCTAAAGGGGTCCCGAGCAGTGGGATCTAGAGGAGTCAAGGATGTGGGGGTCCAGTTAGAGGATATACAGTTGTCTAGAACAGGGAGTCCAGAGCGAGGGATCTGGAACAGTCTGGAATGGGGGGGTTCCAGACTGCGGTATCCAGAGTGAAGGGTATAGAGGAGTCCAGGATGGGACGTCCAGAGCAGAAGGCTCTAGGGGGTCCAGCATGTGGGATCTAGAACAGGGGGCCCAGCATGAGGGATCTAGAACTGGGGcccggtgtgtgtgtgggatctAGAACGGGGGCCCAGCATGGGGGCATCTAAGGGAACCCAGGGCCTGGAGTGTCCTGAGCAGCTGCCCACTCTCACCCGCCTCCTCCCCACAGGCCCCGAGGGCTGTAACATCTTCATCTACCACCTGCCCCAGGAGTTCACTGACTCCGAGATCCTGCAGATGTTCCTGCCCTTTGGGAATGTCATCTCTGCCAAAGTTTTCGTGGATCGGGCGACCAATCAGAGCAAATGCTTCGGTAAGGCCAGCCAATGGGGtctcccagccccttcctgctGCATTGTGGGCCAGTGGCCGGCCTGCTGAGCAGCAGGAGCAGCCAATGGGCACCGGGGCGAGGGGCCGAACTCCCAGGCAAAGGATTGTTgcaacccctagtgtagacaggggcTGACGCTGAGCCGGATGCTGAGCTGGCTTCCTTAGCAGATCTGCCCAGACCAGGGCTCTCCTAGccccatctcctgtcacccacaGCGGCTGGCATGAGGGAGCAAACCCTGCGTCAGGCACCCTCTACCTGCCACCGATTGATGCCCCCAGACCTGAGCCTCGGGGAGCAGATCCCAGGCTCCCCGGCCCCCAAGGACAGGGCAGCTGGGCATACCGCAGCCCTGGTGCCAAGCTGAGAGTCCGGGTGCGGAGCTGCCCACCCCGAGCCAGTGGCTTAGTGGCCAAGGGGGCACTGCCCTAGCTGTGAATAAAGGGCTAGTTGGGTCTCCCAGGGCCACTCAGcattctctgcctctctctgcccccctcccctccccctgcctctctaCCCCTCCCCGGCGCCCAcccgccaccccctccccagggttcGTAAGTTTTGACAATCCCGCCAGCGCCCAGGCTGCCATCCAGGCCATGAACGGCTTCCAGATTGGCATGAAGCGCCTGAAAGTGCAGCTCAAGCGACCGAAAGACGCCAACCGGCCGTACTAAGGCCTCAGGTGGGTGCCCTGCCCCCCGTGCACAGGGACCCCCCAAAACacagcccgggggcggggggcacagcagtctgggCTGGTGAACTGCAGCATAACGGGAGTGCGGGGGTGAGGCCCTGGCTGTGTTACCTCCCGCCGGACAGAGCCCCTTGGGGTAACGCCTCCcccagggccccaggctgggtgTCTCCACTCTCAGGGTGTACAGCCCTGGGGCCTTTTGGCCACAAGAGGGCGACAGCCCCCAGCCCAAGGCAGGACTGAGCCGAGGGCCCTGGAAAATCGTAGCAGGAATTTcagagtttgatttttaaaaagggtaaaatcTCAGTGGCATTTTTGTGATTCCCCTGCTACACAGGCACGAACATCCACACACACGCGTACAGGcgcacacagatacacacacagagatacaaacacacacaggggcacacacagatacacacacagagatacaaacacacacaggggcacacacagatacacacaggcGCACACAGATACGCACATGGGCACACACAGATGCACACGGGTGCACACAGATACGCACAGGCACACACAGATACGCACATGCACATGGGCACACACAGGTACAAACACACGGGcgcacacagatacacacacacacacacagttacaaACACACACGGGCGCAAACAGATGCACATGGGCGCACACAGATACACACCCACACGGGTGCACACAAATTCACACAGGCACACGCATCGACACATGCATGGGCACACACAGATATACACACGCACATtggcacacagctacacacatgGGCACACTCAGTTACACACTCACTCAcatacagagacacacacatccacacacacacggGCACACATAGACATGCACGCACATTTACACATGCacatggggacacacacacacacacaggtcccCACAGATTCATACGTACACACACATGTCCATGGGCACGCACACATGCTCGGGCACATACATGCATATGGGCGCACGCTCATGGGCACACACATATATGCATTCACGCACACACATTAGAACGGctgcactgggtcagaccaagggtcccgCAAGCCCCATAGCCTGTCTTCCAaccatggccaatgccaggtgccccagagggaatgaacagaacaggcacaTGGGTACAcggatgcacacacacatacatacatgccCCTACGCCACACACCTGgacagtcagacacacacacacacacattgtctaACCAGCTCTGCGTGGCATCAGGGTACGTGGGCCACGTGGCAACATGTGAAATTTGGACAAAACGTACATTTGGCTTGCAAAATTTCTGCGCCGTTTCCCGTTCCAGCGAGAAAGCAGGAGACCCGCAACCAGCCGCTCCCTGGCCTGTTCATCGAGCCGTTCAAATAACCAAGCCTATCGGAGCCACGCCAACtccgtccctcccccccccccccttgcagaGGGCAGAAAGGCACCCAGagtctgtgcacacacacatgggATTATTATTTAGcagctgagatcaaggccccagggcgctgcacagacccagaATGAGCCACTGGCCCGCGCCAAAGAGCCCACAGTCTGACTCACCAGGGCAGTAAAGGACCCTGAAGGCTTTTATACAGGGTGGAAAGAAAAGCCACACCATGCCAAAGTCCCACCAGCACAAGCATTAAAATAACAGTGATAATACTGCTCCACTCCGCTCTCCCGCACAAATAATGCACTATATCTCCATAGCTAACACGCATGTAgcctgacccccgccccccccccccccgcccccactatcTTAGAGATCTGTAtaacagaatttcaccctgtattTTAAGAAAGAAGAACATAACCTCCTGCTAGCAGTTCTTTCCGGCTGTGCTGCGCAGAGCCCTGTCTCAGCCAGGTGAAGACCCCCAGCGCGGCGtagcgtggggcggggggggggggggttctgtgcgtgtctgtgtgtgtcgTGGCACGTGAACGTATCCTGCTTTTGTTCTGATAACTGTTCTCCGTGCGTGGCTCACGGGGTCTTTTCTCGTTCTGCATTGGTTtgatttttggtttggttttttggtttggtttttgcttGGTCATTTGTTTTGTGGAGTCTTTGTCATTGAACGTAGTTTCTTTTTTGCACATAAAAGAGACAGAGGGACACCACCAAGGGAGGGGCTCAACTGCGTTGCAGTGACAGGCTCCATTTCTTTAAGGATTTACGGTAATCCGCATTGCATTAGCTTTTAGATCCCAGCCAAGAttggggccccgttgtgccaggctcTGCAGAGACCCCGACTGAGAGcagggccccatcatgccaggtgctgcacaaacagtgAGAGGCAGGTCCTGCCCCAAGTTGCTTATGCTCTAAACAAATGAAGAGTTAGGGGAGAGGCAGGATTATtgaccccattgtacagatgagcaactgaggcacagaacaacaAAAGTCACAAGTgtccaggtcacacaggaactctgtggcagaggagggattTGAGCCCAGGTCTTCTGGGTCCCAGCTCAAGCCATTCTCTGCAAGCCCATCCTTTGTTTCTCGGTGCCTAGAGAATGCCACAGTCGCTGCACACTCTCTGCACCGCTGGGCCACGGTCAGCAGAGGCAGGGGAGAGCTAGACTGAACAGACCAGGACCAGGGGACCCTAGTGGCTGGGTGCCTGCCCCCGAAGGGACTCACACAGGAAATGGGGAGCTGGAAGTGCCCTGCTCACCAAGCCAATGGGGTTTGCTTTGCAGGGTGATGAGTCTTGAGGGTAGCAGGGGGAACCTTTGAGGCTGAAATTTACAAACACAAGCCAGgctcggccccccccccccggctgaatGGCCTGAGGGTGAGAGAACCCGCAGCATCCTCTGGCATCATGCCTGGGCCTTGGCCTGGGCCCTCGTGTGTAGAAACGCCAGCCTCAGGGTGTGCAGGGGGAAACATGGGCACTGGGACAGAGCTGCTTGCTGGGGAGAACGGGGCAGGTTGGATTACAGGCATTTGTCTGACACAGTTTGGTGAGGAGAGGAAAGCCatgagggggagcccagggctaggaTAGCAAGGGGCTGcagatcaggagtgaggggcactggcagaactgCGGGGGTGGGGATACAAAACAGCCCCTGCTGACCCATCTTTCAGTCACCCCTCGTCGGTTAGCACCAGATTCAGCTCAGCCCCTGCAAAGGCCTCATTTGCCTGCTCTTGCCGGCAGTCTCCGGGCCTGGGGGTCAGATTTGGAGCCCGGCTGCTCTGGCCATATGCCAGCATGGGGCAGAAAGCCGCCCCAGGGGAGTGAAGCGGGGACCTAATCCTGCTGCCGTGGGGTGAGATCAGGCCACCAATGTGCACACAGGTCCCGGCTCTGGGGCTCCGTGCCGCTGGATGATAGCTTGGTCCCAGCACCCTGCTACCGGACAGCAGGCCTAACATGGAGGCCTCCCCCACCCTGGTCCCAGTCCCTCACCCCAGCCCGAGATCCCGCAGGgcccacaccccatccccccagcATCCTATCCATTTCACCCAGGGCCGTTCTCAGCAGGGTCCCTGACGCCCCtattctgtgtctctctctccacccGCCAGAGCTGC
Encoded here:
- the CELF3 gene encoding CUGBP Elav-like family member 3 isoform X1, which codes for MKEPDAIKLFVGQIPRNLEEKDLKPIFEQFGKIYELTVIKDKYTGMHKGCAFLTYCARESALKAQSALHEQKTLPGMNRPIQVKPADSESRGGTRRAWGGGRAALEPQLPLAKPPPEQREDRKLFVGMLGKQQTDEDVRKMFEPFGNIDECTVLRGPDGTSKGCAFVKFQAHAEAQAAINTLHGSRTLPPPCGGFHSQGASSSLVVKFADTEKERGLRRMQQVASQLGMFSPIALQFGAYSAYTQALMQQQAALVAAHSAYLNPMATMAAVQMQQMATINPNGLIATPLTPLTPSSGTSTPPAIAATPVSAIPATLSVNGYSPVPTQTTGQPASEALYTNGVHPYPAQSPAAPVDPLQQAYAGMQHYTATYPAAYGLVSPAFPQQPAILTQQPPPQQQQQREGPEGCNIFIYHLPQEFTDSEILQMFLPFGNVISAKVFVDRATNQSKCFGFVSFDNPASAQAAIQAMNGFQIGMKRLKVQLKRPKDANRPY
- the CELF3 gene encoding CUGBP Elav-like family member 3 isoform X2; protein product: MKEPDAIKLFVGQIPRNLEEKDLKPIFEQFGKIYELTVIKDKYTGMHKGCAFLTYCARESALKAQSALHEQKTLPGMNRPIQVKPADSESRGEDRKLFVGMLGKQQTDEDVRKMFEPFGNIDECTVLRGPDGTSKGCAFVKFQAHAEAQAAINTLHGSRTLPGASSSLVVKFADTEKERGLRRMQQVASQLGMFSPIALQFGAYSAYTQALMQQQAALVAAHSAYLNPMATMAAVQMQQMATINPNGLIATPLTPLTPSSGTSTPPAIAATPVSAIPATLSVNGYSPVPTQTTGQPASEALYTNGVHPYPGSRPAPALPAPLHPHPGSALGNPLPLSSPLAAQSPAAPVDPLQQAYAGMQHYTATYPAAYGLVSPAFPQQPAILTQQPPPQQQQQREGPEGCNIFIYHLPQEFTDSEILQMFLPFGNVISAKVFVDRATNQSKCFGFVSFDNPASAQAAIQAMNGFQIGMKRLKVQLKRPKDANRPY
- the CELF3 gene encoding CUGBP Elav-like family member 3 isoform X6; translation: MKEPDAIKLFVGQIPRNLEEKDLKPIFEQFGKIYELTVIKDKYTGMHKGCAFLTYCARESALKAQSALHEQKTLPGMNRPIQVKPADSESRGDRKLFVGMLGKQQTDEDVRKMFEPFGNIDECTVLRGPDGTSKGCAFVKFQAHAEAQAAINTLHGSRTLPGASSSLVVKFADTEKERGLRRMQQVASQLGMFSPIALQFGAYSAYTQALMQQQAALVAAHSAYLNPMATMAAVQMQQMATINPNGLIATPLTPLTPSSGTSTPPAIAATPVSAIPATLSVNGYSPVPTQTTGQPASEALYTNGVHPYPAQSPAAPVDPLQQAYAGMQHYTATYPAAYGLVSPAFPQQPAILTQQPPPQQQQQREGPEGCNIFIYHLPQEFTDSEILQMFLPFGNVISAKVFVDRATNQSKCFGFVSFDNPASAQAAIQAMNGFQIGMKRLKVQLKRPKDANRPY
- the CELF3 gene encoding CUGBP Elav-like family member 3 isoform X5 yields the protein MKEPDAIKLFVGQIPRNLEEKDLKPIFEQFGKIYELTVIKDKYTGMHKGCAFLTYCARESALKAQSALHEQKTLPGMNRPIQVKPADSESRGEDRKLFVGMLGKQQTDEDVRKMFEPFGNIDECTVLRGPDGTSKGCAFVKFQAHAEAQAAINTLHGSRTLPGASSSLVVKFADTEKERGLRRMQQVASQLGMFSPIALQFGAYSAYTQALMQQQAALVAAHSAYLNPMATMAAVQMQQMATINPNGLIATPLTPLTPSSGTSTPPAIAATPVSAIPATLSVNGYSPVPTQTTGQPASEALYTNGVHPYPAQSPAAPVDPLQQAYAGMQHYTATYPAAYGLVSPAFPQQPAILTQQPPPQQQQQREGPEGCNIFIYHLPQEFTDSEILQMFLPFGNVISAKVFVDRATNQSKCFGFVSFDNPASAQAAIQAMNGFQIGMKRLKVQLKRPKDANRPY
- the CELF3 gene encoding CUGBP Elav-like family member 3 isoform X7 — protein: MNRPIQVKPADSESRGGTRRAWGGGRAALEPQLPLAKPPPEQREDRKLFVGMLGKQQTDEDVRKMFEPFGNIDECTVLRGPDGTSKGCAFVKFQAHAEAQAAINTLHGSRTLPPPCGGFHSQGASSSLVVKFADTEKERGLRRMQQVASQLGMFSPIALQFGAYSAYTQALMQQQAALVAAHSAYLNPMATMAAVQMQQMATINPNGLIATPLTPLTPSSGTSTPPAIAATPVSAIPATLSVNGYSPVPTQTTGQPASEALYTNGVHPYPAQSPAAPVDPLQQAYAGMQHYTATYPAAYGLVSPAFPQQPAILTQQPPPQQQQQREGPEGCNIFIYHLPQEFTDSEILQMFLPFGNVISAKVFVDRATNQSKCFGFVSFDNPASAQAAIQAMNGFQIGMKRLKVQLKRPKDANRPY
- the CELF3 gene encoding CUGBP Elav-like family member 3 isoform X4 — its product is MKEPDAIKLFVGQIPRNLEEKDLKPIFEQFGKIYELTVIKDKYTGMHKGCAFLTYCARESALKAQSALHEQKTLPGMNRPIQVKPADSESRGDRKLFVGMLGKQQTDEDVRKMFEPFGNIDECTVLRGPDGTSKGCAFVKFQAHAEAQAAINTLHGSRTLPPPCGGFHSQGASSSLVVKFADTEKERGLRRMQQVASQLGMFSPIALQFGAYSAYTQALMQQQAALVAAHSAYLNPMATMAAVQMQQMATINPNGLIATPLTPLTPSSGTSTPPAIAATPVSAIPATLSVNGYSPVPTQTTGQPASEALYTNGVHPYPAQSPAAPVDPLQQAYAGMQHYTATYPAAYGLVSPAFPQQPAILTQQPPPQQQQQREGPEGCNIFIYHLPQEFTDSEILQMFLPFGNVISAKVFVDRATNQSKCFGFVSFDNPASAQAAIQAMNGFQIGMKRLKVQLKRPKDANRPY
- the CELF3 gene encoding CUGBP Elav-like family member 3 isoform X3, whose product is MKEPDAIKLFVGQIPRNLEEKDLKPIFEQFGKIYELTVIKDKYTGMHKGCAFLTYCARESALKAQSALHEQKTLPGMNRPIQVKPADSESRGGTRRAWGGGRAALEPQLPLAKPPPEQREDRKLFVGMLGKQQTDEDVRKMFEPFGNIDECTVLRGPDGTSKGCAFVKFQAHAEAQAAINTLHGSRTLPGASSSLVVKFADTEKERGLRRMQQVASQLGMFSPIALQFGAYSAYTQALMQQQAALVAAHSAYLNPMATMAAVQMQQMATINPNGLIATPLTPLTPSSGTSTPPAIAATPVSAIPATLSVNGYSPVPTQTTGQPASEALYTNGVHPYPAQSPAAPVDPLQQAYAGMQHYTATYPAAYGLVSPAFPQQPAILTQQPPPQQQQQREGPEGCNIFIYHLPQEFTDSEILQMFLPFGNVISAKVFVDRATNQSKCFGFVSFDNPASAQAAIQAMNGFQIGMKRLKVQLKRPKDANRPY